In the genome of Labrus mixtus chromosome 21, fLabMix1.1, whole genome shotgun sequence, one region contains:
- the LOC132954978 gene encoding voltage-dependent anion-selective channel protein 2-like has translation MAVPPAYADLGKSAKDIFNKGYGFGLVKLDVKTKSSSGVEFKTSGSSNVDTSKVTGTLETKYKWSEYGLTFTEKWTTENTLGTEICVEDQITKGLKLTFDTTFSPNTGKKSGKVKTAYKREYVNVGVDVDLDFAGPTIHGAGVAGYEGWLAGYQMTFDSAKSKMTQSNFAVGYKTGDFQLHTNVNDGAEFGGSIYQKVNDSLETAVNLAWTAGNNGTRFGIAAKYQLDASASISAKVNNASLVGIGYTQSLRPGMKLVLSALVDGKNINAGGHKLGLGLELEA, from the exons GTTTTGGACTGGTTAAGCTAGATGTCAAGACAAAGTCTTCAAGTGGAGTG GAGTTTAAAACTTCTGGCTCATCCAACGTGGACACCAGCAAGGTCACTGGAACCCTGGAAACCAAGTACAAGTGGTCCGAGTACGGACTGACGTTTACAGAAAAGTGGACCACAGAAAACACACTGGGAACAGAAATTTGCGTTGAGGATCAG ATTACCAAGGGGCTGAAGCTTACTTTTGACACCACATTTTCGCCAAATACTGG caAGAAGAGCGGCAAAGTCAAGACAGCTTATAAAAGGGAATATGTTAATGTTGGGGTTGATGTAGATTTAGATTTCGCTGGTCCCACTATCCATGGAGCAGGAGTGGCTGGTTATGagggctggctggctggctacCAGATGACCTTTGACTCAGCCAAATCCAAGATGACACAGAGCAACTTTGCAGTTGGTTACAAGACTGGGGACTTCCAGCTTCACACCaatgt aaATGATGGTGCGGAGTTCGGTGGATCTATTTACCAGAAGGTAAACGACAGCCTGGAGACTGCTGTCAATCTCGCCTGGACAGCAGGAAACAATGGCACTCGCTTTGGAATTGCTGCTAAATACCAGCTAGACGCCAGTGCCTCCATATCA GCTAAGGTGAATAACGCAAGCTTGGTAGGAATTGGATACACCCAGAGTCTGCGACCTG gtATGAAACTAGTCCTCTCTGCACTCGTGGACGGGAAGAACATCAATGCTGGTGGTCACAAACTTGGTCTGGGCCTGGAGCTGGAGGCATGA